From the Lepus europaeus isolate LE1 chromosome 14, mLepTim1.pri, whole genome shotgun sequence genome, the window GGAAGGCTTCTCTGCAGGTGAGAAGCCACCTGGGAACGCTATGGGACCTTCACACGCCCCACGTGGAGCTTAATCTCCATATCTTCCTGCTGGTCCCCTTCCGTTAGGTCCTGGGAAAGGAGGTggtttgattgacaagtaggaggaCATGGGGGCTTCCAACTCACCGTGGTTACCGCATCCGTGCTCACTGATGCTACTTCAGAATGGGCACACGGCATTTATACTTGGACAAAAGCAGTCATTGCTATATAAGGGGAAAATTCGCCTTTTTCCTGCTCTCACGTTTAAGAAAGTCAACACTGAAGCGTAGTTTGCGCTGGCGCCTGACTTAAAACGGCGGTGCGTGTATTAATTAACGTGATTTCTCGGCGGCTTCATCCGAGTGCCTTGTAGCTCTGCCCGCGAGGACGGGACAGCGACTCAGGGGAggcctccactcccaccccctaCCCTGGCCCTTTGACCTCCACGCCCCCACCGCGCTCCCCTCTGAGGGTGGCCCTTTCACCCAGGCTCTCTTAATGACTACTTTAGAGCGTGCAAACGCGCATGCAGCTGCCCGCCTGAAGCTCCGTGGTAGTGCTGGTGCCATTGTGCACCCTCAACTTTAAATGCCGCCCTTGGTTTCCTACAAATTCCTCTGCCCCCTGAATTCTGCGCGGCGCTGGCCAGGTCCAGGGCGGGTGGCGCGGGGCCTGAGCCAGGGCTGCGGGGACCTGGTGGCGCCAGGCGCATTGTGAAGTGGCGGGAGCGTCACAGGCGACCCGGTCCCCGGGAgcggagggcggggccggggccgcagcGACCCTGGGAGCCCCGGGACCCTGGCACAGACGCACGGCGCGCCCGGAGGGAGCATGGCGGGCTTCAGCAACTTCACCACGCGGCCCTACCGCGACCTCTGGGAGCCGCGGCCGCCCGCGTCCCCGGCGAGGTTGGGCGGGCCGGGACCCGGGGCCGAGCCGGCCCTGGACTCCTGGGCCAAGACTGCGGGCGCCGAGAGGGAGGCGGCGGCCCCCTGGCTGCACCGGAGCTCCTCGCCATCGGCGCGGACTCGCGGGCGCGCGTACTGTGCCTCACCGAGGGAAAGCCGCAGCCTCACCGACGTGGCGCCGAGGCCGCTCGACCGCGCCAGGAAGCACCCGCCCCGCAGCCGGCGCCTGGAAGAGGCCTGGGGCGAGACCGGGAGCAAGTCCAGCGCGGCCTGGCCACAGCCATCCCCCCTGCAGCCCCAACAGTCGCAGCCCTTCCCGCGCTACACCCCGGCCCAGGGGGACTCGCCGCCGCCGTACCCCGAGGGCGCTTACACTCTCGCGAGCGTGGCACCGAGCGGAGACCAGTGGGCCGCGCGGGTCTGCAGCCACGAGGGTCTCTGGTCCTCTTCCCCAGTTCCCACGGAGAAGTCTTTTGCGCCCTCCCAGGAGTTCGGGACGCACTCGGACTGTGTGCGCCCTCAAAAGAGGGACGGTAGCGAGCGGGTGGAGTCGGCGGGTAGTCCGGGCTCGCAGCCCTCGGCGTCCAGCAGGGACACGCAGAGCCAGCACAGCCAGGCGCTCACCAGCACTCTGCAGGAGGCGGTGATGTCCTCGCGGGACCAGAAGATCGTGGCCCTGGTGCTGACCCGGCTCAAGAAGGCGCAGAGGATGCGGGAGCTGCAACAGCAGGCGGCAGTGGCGTGGGAGGAGCTGAAGCTCTCGGACCAGAAGGTCCAGGTGACCCTGGAGCGGGAGCGCCAGCTGCTGCTGCAACGGAGCCAGGAGCAGTGGCAGGAGAAGGAGCCGCGCAAGACTCGCCCGGGCCGCGAGCCCCACGGCCGGCGGCGCAGCAGCCCCGGGAAGAACGCGCCCCCGGGGGAGAGCCGCTGGAGGGCGCCGCCCGAGGACCAGGAGAACCAGCGCCACGAGAAACCGGACGGCGCGCGCGCCCTGGCCGAGCAGCGCAAGCAGAGCCAGGTGCAGCGCCTGcgggagcaggagaggcaggcgCAGCGGCTGCGGGAGCAGAGCGGCCTGCAGCTGCAGCGGAGGCTGGAGGAGGCCTCCCACAAGAGGCACCTGCACGCCGCCGAGGGCCAGAAGAAGGTCCAGCAGACCAACTTGAGCTCCCTCGTCAATTACCAGGCTCGCAAAGTGCTCCTGGACTGCCAGGTCAAGGCCGAGGAGCTCCTCCGGAAGCTGTCGCTGGAGCAGAGCTGCCAGCGGTCTCAGGAGGTCCAGCAGTGTCTGATTAAGGAGCGGTACCGGGAGCTGAGGGAGAAGGCCCGGAAGGAGGCAGAGCAGTTGCAGCAGGTCAGGTGGCGCGCGGGAGAGGCCGAGGAGCAGACGAAGGCGCGCAAGAGGGTGCTGGTGGAGCTGGCCGACCAGAAGATCcggcaggccaggagccacgcgCACAGGACCGCCAGGGACAAGGCGCAGCACCTCCGCGAGATCAACGCCCTGCGGGAGAAGAACCACCTGGTCCTGAAGCTGAGAGCCGAGAAGGAGGAGAAGTCCCACGTCGAGGGCATCAAGGAGGCCATTAAGAAGAAGGAGCAGCGGATGGAGCAGATATCCCGAGGGAAAGAGCCCGCCTCCCAGGACTTCCCCAAGGGCTCTCGGGCCCCCAGGGGGAGCGACTCCAGGGAGCTCCAGGACAGCCGCTTCGATCGGGTGGCACCAGAGGCGCAGCTGCGCGCCGGGTCGCAGAGGGGGCGCTACTGAGCACAATCCGAGGACCATCCGCTTgcagccccaacagccagaaaGACACGTGACCATGCGACTCATTTTCTAATCTGATTATAACtgagcattgattttttttaaagtacataaaataGCTGCAATTTCCTCTCATGAACTAGTTTATTGATTCACTTAGATAGTGTAGCGGGTTGGGGAGCGAAATCCGcgtatttttaagaaaagtactTGGCTTTGCAAATTTGGATTTGCATAGAAAATCTTCATTGAGCTCTCCAGCGCTCTTGGAAGCACACGGTAGACACAGAGAAGAATCTGCCGTCCGGGAGGCagttctctgttctgttctggtCTTTTCCTATCCTAGAGGGTTGCAAGAAATTTCCAAGAAAACAAGATAGGACTGTGGTGGGAGGATTTGGGATTCCCTCTTGGTAGTTCACAATGCCACTGTAAAATTTTAGAACTCTGAAAAGGCctgcagtaaaaaacaaaaaccttactTGTTTAACCTGGTGTTTGTGGCAAAACATGGGACATGGAACTGATGTTCTGTGAACCGTGCTTGGAAAGGTGGCTCCACAGATCTCCACCGATTGTAAACTCCTTTGGCTGTGCCTCCCTGTGTAGACAGCAAGTGTGGACAATTCCGTCAGTGCCACTGGCGTCCATTGGCTTGGATTCTTGTTCTTTTTGGTCAATCTGTTCAGTCTTATGCAACAACATTCCGTTAGaatcttcctcttcccctctcttgcGCCTCTGAAGAAGGCATGTGACGTCATTCTGCCCATGTTGTGCCTACGTAACCTAACCTGGCTTGGAAGGAAAACTAAATGTGACTCGGTAGCATGGCGTTTTAAAAACCAGGAACGCACAAACAGATATTAAGCCATTATATCTTCTATCTTAGAGTCCTATGTAAAATCTCCGTGCTCTCTTTAAAAAGCCCCAGAtgtaacgtgtgtgtgtgtgagagagagagagagagagagagagagaatgaatacacCCCACTGGCAGATCTTTGTTCCACCTGCAGCTGTGGAGCTGCATTATGGGTAGCCTGACTCGGGGTTCCGTGCCCAGGTCGGTGTGAGGTCCATCTTCTCAGCCCTTCTGATGGAACCAGGCCCTCTTCCCTGTTCTGTTCTCTCCTCCTGCCTGGGATCCCCTCTACCTGCTAGCCCTCCGGAGTCCTACTGGAGGGCCCTCACTCCTTTGCTCAAAAACGTTTAACGATACCCCTTGCTCAAAAACGTAAGGGCTCACATATCTCACCTCCATTCCCAGCCTTGCTCTCTCCTTGACCAAGTTAGTGCTCTGTTCCAGCCAAATGCAACGTGCAACCCCAGGTATTCTAGGGAAATGCTTACGCTGTTTAGGCCAGCCCTTGGTATGACTCTGGGTGCTCTTTCTCAATACAGCTGGGTGGGATTCAAGAagtcacctctctgagcctgagCATCCTTGCCTGTAAAATACAAAGGCACGTTCTAGGGATGATTAAAGAGAACAATCCGTGTTAGGAGTTTGGCATGTTGCCCAGCGCTTAATGGAGTCCCTGTAATCGCATTCTGTGGCTTTTACTGTTAACAGTACTGAGCCTGTGTCTGTGCCAGGCCCGAGCTCCCTATGTGGACACCTTTTCACCGGCTGTCTCGTTGCAGCATAGCCAACTCTGGCTTCTCTGAGCCCGTTCCCGTTCggcctcttcctggcctcccaccttGACATCCCTCTTCTCTGAGAAGCTGCGCAGCCTAGTGAGCACTCGCCAGTTGCTGCCTCGTGTGGATGTCCGTTTTGCAGCCCACATCGTGGCTTCCTGGGTAGACGGCACCCTGCCTGAGGCCAGGGTCATGATGTGAGCCTTTCTTACTCATGCCTCAGGCGGGCAAAGGACAGTGGGAATCAAAGCCACTGAGCAGCACGTTTTGACCCCACATCTGCATACTGGGACTTTTACCCGAATGGTCTTTGCTCCAAGGACCACAGAACATCATTCTTATATCCAACCCTTTATGCATATTACCCATAGAAGTAATTACACATCGCTTCCCAGCCTTTGGGCCAAGATCAAGTATAGAAGTAAGTACACAAAATGAAGCTGACAGAGTGGGATAGACTAGCTTTTCCCTATCCTTCCCTTAATCGCAACCAAAAACCCTGAACATTATACATGAAACAAACAGGAGAAGGCTTTGGAAGGTGGAGAGAGGCTGATGGAAGCTCTCAATACCCAAGGAGCCACACGGtggtttggtttcttttttgctgCACATGGGCCAGATCCAGAATTTAAGAAACTCACAACCTCAAAACACCAACTGTAGACAAAAAAGTTCCAATGGAAGCCTGTTCTCTCCAGCCAAAGGACCAGGAAAGAGCAGCCCAACAAGCTAGAAACCCTTTAGATAATAACTTCTGTACACCAGTCAAACACCAAAGAAAGAACTGTGTTTCTACCCTTCTTCATGCCAGCAAAGACTGACTGGGGATCTTCAACTTCTACTCTCACCAGGCAGAACCAAGGCACTCTGTCCTCCACCCTAGCAATGTCAATGGGAGCCTAGACAGTCACTACCTCCACAAGTGCCTATTGCCCCCCCCCCACTAGGTGGTGACACAGGAAGCCAAGGGGACAGTTAAGACTTTTATCAGCATTCAGAAGTAACAAAGCCatctattctttcttttcatcAATTCCCCACAACCCCATGGTATCAATAGAAACCACAAAGGGGCAATCATAAGGTAGTCCTAACCCTCCCACCCAGAAAGCTATCAGTAGGGACCTGGGTTGGGGACAAAGACCGCCACCCCTGTTCAGCAGTAATgatagcaacacacacacacctctattTTCTGGAGTGGTTTCAGAGGAAGATAGATGAAAATGAAGGTTTAAGTAAGAACCAAATACCTtttttttaggctggcgccacggttcactaggctaatcctctgtctgcagcgccagcacatcaggttctagtcccagtcggggcgccggattctgtcccagttgcccctcttccaggccagctctctgctatggcccgggaaggcagtggaggatggcccaagtgcttgggccctgcaccccatgggagaccaggagaagcacctggctcctgccttcggatcagcgcggtgcaccggccgcagcatgccggctgcggtggccattagagggtgaaccaacgataaaggaagacctttctctctctctctctctctctctcactgtccactctgcctgtcaaaaaatacaaaaaaaaaaaaaaagatttatattttatttgaaagacagagttacagagagaggtagagacagagagagaagtcttctttctgctggttcactccccagatggctgcaacagccagagctgagccgatccaaagccaggagccaggagcttcttctgggccttccatgtgggtgcaagggcctaaggacttgggtcatcttctactgcctttccaggccatagcagagagctggattggaagaggagcagctgggtctcgaaccagtgcccatatgggatgcttgcactcaggccagggctttaacctgctgagccacagcactggccccccaaataCCTTATAATAATCAAAATGTTCAGGTTTCAACTGAAAATTACTGAACACCAAAAACTTAGAATGTCTCAAATTGAGTGAAAAAGACAATCAATGGATGCCAAAATGAAGACAATAATTTTTAGTTATGTAAAAAAGATTTTAGAGCAGCCATAATAAAATGCTTCAACAATTCTGAGCATACTTGAAACAAAAAAAGTcttagcaaagaaataaaaagaataaagaagaacCAAATGGGAATTTTAGTTATGATTTTTTaagtttgagaggcagggagtcaGACAGAGAAGATagcatccatctactggttcacttgcctaaagcctacaatggctgggaccgaTCTGgctcaaagctaggagccaggaactcaatccaggccttccatgtgggtggcagaaacctaattgcttgagtcatcacctgctgcctcccatgctttgtattagcaagaagctggagtcaagagctagagCCAGATATTACACCCAGGCTCCGGAGTATGGAACATGGACAACTTaaccagcgtcttaactgctaagctaaatgcctgcccttgggaattttaaaactggaaaatacaatagaaaaaataaaaataataagttgaATGGGCTCAACAACATAATGGAGGGAACAGAGGAAAGGCTAAACAATAAAGTTACCCAatcttttgaaagaaattttatttttccaaaatagcAAAGAGCCTCGTGGAGCTGTGGGACTGTAACAAAATATCTAATGTTCAtagcatgggagtcccagaaaaaGAGTGGAAAAAAGGTCAGGGCTGGAAATACTACAGGAAATAATCACCAAAACCTTCCAAAGTTTGGCAAATAAGCAAAACCCACAAAGACCCACAACAATTCATAATGCATATCAAAATCTAAATTCTACAACATTTATAGGTCTCTAACAATAGCAGAACACATATTCCCCCCACACACCAGTTTTGGTGAACATATATACCAAAATAGAACATATCCTGAGTCATAAAATGAATGATAGGTTTAGAGGAACTGAAATCACACAAAGCAATAGAATGAGATTGTAAATCAATGACAGAATGATAGCAGGAAAACCTCCAACATTTGGAGACTAAacaaaattttacttttgttttattttaaaatttacttttaaaaatctatgaattaaaaaggaagttagtctctctgtaactctgcttttcaaatacataaaaaataaatcttcaaaaaattttagaaaaggaagtctctggaaatttaaaaatacattgaatgggggcaggcactgtggcacagcaagttaagtggATGattgagatgccagtgtcccacagtggagcaccggttcaagtcctgctactctgctttgaatccagcttcctgctaatgctcatgggtaggcagcagaagatggcccgaggacttgagccgctgccagccatgtgggagacccagatggagttcctttgacctggctcagctctggctgttgtggtcatttgaggagtgaaccagaatatggaaggttcattcttcttttcttttttttccttctttccttcctttcttccttcattttctttctttcttttgttttctctcgctctctctctgcctttaaaatacagaaataaaaatatattaaactgaATGGAAATGAAACATCTTAAATTCATGGGTCATAGCTAAAGCAGTGctgagagggaaatttatagcattaatGTGTACTTTAGAAAAGAAGAGAAGTCTCAAATCAACAATCTAAGCTCCCACATCAAGTTTttagaagaacaaaataaatacaaaacaaacaagacaatgaatataagagcagaaataaagcaaaagcaaaaacaatggAGAAAATTAGTGAAACAAAGTCCTGATTCTTGGAAAAGTTCAATAAAATTGACAAAGCTCCAgtaaaactaagaaaaagaaaagagatgacaCAAATTATCAATATCCTGAATAAAATAGGTATATCACTACAGAGCCTAAAGACAACAAGAGgataaaaaggaaattttaaaatcactaaATAGAATTTTACAATCACTAAATAGAATAGCCTCAATGTCAATCTtaagaaaacatataaaacatgtctactgaaaaccataaagtgcTGATAGAAGAACTCAAataagacctaaataaatggagagacactgttcatggattagaaaactcaaaataataaagctgtTCATTTCTCCCACACTAACTACAGatttatgtacatatttttataattcctTTCAAAATCCCAGCCAGATGGTTTTTGTGGACATAGCAAGAATTCGAGgctaggtttttgtttgtttgtttgtttgttttatgtaatGCTCTCTTGAATCTAATGatgtacaaatttttatttttaagactctGATTTGCAAATACACTCAGAATTGAGGAGGAATGGTAGCAAATTACATTACTTTTCAaatattagattatttttatgGCACAATTTTAAAGATAGTggtcttagtttctttttttaaagagatttgttttatttatttgaaaggcagggttacagaaagagagagaagggagagagagagaaagagagagggagaaagacagagaaaaagatcttctatcccctggttcactccccaaatggttacaaacagctggggatgggccaagccaaagccaggagcctagaactccatctgggcttcccacatgggtggcaggagcccaagcacttggaccatcttttacagctctcccaggagcatcagcagggagccaatcaggaagcagagcagccaagactcaaattggcactctgatatggggattGCCAATGTGGGACAgctaacccaccacgccacaacaccagtccctggtCTTAGTTTCATTTAACTGAGAGACCTCAGGGGCTTTAAAGAATTTGACGAGGGGCTCTCAGTGCTTCTCTGTTGACTGTAGAACTGAATTAACTCCATGTTGCACCAGCCATTACTAACGTTCTTGCCGCATCCTGATCCCGTAGCAGTGCTGTAGTGAGGGGGAGAGGCTGGCTCCATCGAGTAGTCTCAGGCATTGAGGCTGCCCGGGTTTGGAATGTCATGGGCAGGATGTGGAGctgtcttcttttcctttttgtagaCCTTGCCCAATCAAGAGTCTTTCAATAAGAATGGGCTTccaaaaattgtttttgggacATTAAACACTTGCCAATTGGTTTTATCTGTTTCAAAAGCCAGATGGTTCTGGGTATTTTCCAATTCAATGTGGAGGTACAAGCAGACCCATTTCCCTTCCCATCGCTCTTGAAACCAGAATAGTTCTATTTCCAGTTAATTTTTATGTGCTTCAAAAAGGAGTAATTGTTTCACTTCCATGTTGCTTTTGTTCTAACTGGAAGGAACCAGGCGTCACACACACTGACAAGTTTATATTTTTGGGGTTTAAGTAGAGGTGAGCTAATTCTCAGAGGGAGGACATTCCAGAAAGTTCTGAATCTTGTGTTCCCCTGGACAGGGCCGTCACTTGGGTTGGGTGGGCCTGGAAACTGCTGTGGGAGCTGGCGAAGAAGCACCTAGCAGGCCTGGTCCCAGCCGTGGCATAGAGAGGATCCCCTGAAGCAGTCCAGATGCACCGGGGCCCTCAGCAAGGCCATGGAAGATGCAGTATCTTTACATTCCATTCTTCCATCAACTATTGGAAGCCCCTTCGCACGCACCCTCTGTCTCCATAATCATCTCACATATATCACCTGTAGACTCAGCTCAGAGATAGG encodes:
- the CCDC185 gene encoding coiled-coil domain-containing protein 185, coding for MAGFSNFTTRPYRDLWEPRPPASPARLGGPGPGAEPALDSWAKTAGAEREAAAPWLHRSSSPSARTRGRAYCASPRESRSLTDVAPRPLDRARKHPPRSRRLEEAWGETGSKSSAAWPQPSPLQPQQSQPFPRYTPAQGDSPPPYPEGAYTLASVAPSGDQWAARVCSHEGLWSSSPVPTEKSFAPSQEFGTHSDCVRPQKRDGSERVESAGSPGSQPSASSRDTQSQHSQALTSTLQEAVMSSRDQKIVALVLTRLKKAQRMRELQQQAAVAWEELKLSDQKVQVTLERERQLLLQRSQEQWQEKEPRKTRPGREPHGRRRSSPGKNAPPGESRWRAPPEDQENQRHEKPDGARALAEQRKQSQVQRLREQERQAQRLREQSGLQLQRRLEEASHKRHLHAAEGQKKVQQTNLSSLVNYQARKVLLDCQVKAEELLRKLSLEQSCQRSQEVQQCLIKERYRELREKARKEAEQLQQVRWRAGEAEEQTKARKRVLVELADQKIRQARSHAHRTARDKAQHLREINALREKNHLVLKLRAEKEEKSHVEGIKEAIKKKEQRMEQISRGKEPASQDFPKGSRAPRGSDSRELQDSRFDRVAPEAQLRAGSQRGRY